Proteins encoded in a region of the Rothia mucilaginosa genome:
- a CDS encoding Na+/H+ antiporter yields the protein MLEVIIALSLAILLGNILAHKIRITPAILLIFLGLVLALIPVHAMHEVREVGLPPHVILEIFLPVMLFWETRNTSWREARARLRGILLSGTVLVIFTAFVIAWVLHTFMGVYLWHVALIIGVALAPTDAVAVATLNGKLPKSSITTLKAEALINDGTTLVLFALALQLAGGHELTLGTASGMFFFSFLIGTLVGLAVGWGVDKLRAHIGNPMNFSVFMFTVPFIAFFLAEEIEPFEGMKGSGVVAVVVAAFYLTYRGPDTIKPQNRFYGLPIWSFVSYVMNGALFVLVGVQLPSATAPVDDVLREYNYAWALTFAVIVVAWLVSIAARFIFLHVSIGIIRALDRSEKQKQLRTTFRGRVVSTFAGLRGGVSLAVALSVPTDVPARDFIIFVVAGVVLLSMVVQGMLLPLVIRWAKIPVDTTEEDEINEAIRTIIAESFDSVAEIGQEIGAPQWIIDRIADEQMYNASIHRNLHAVRKDGANAPEEARRIIEAGDLEKELRLRHLEKQRSVLKRLRNERIIDTNVLHAIQEILDIEEVRVLGPVELE from the coding sequence TTGCTTGAAGTCATCATTGCCCTATCGCTGGCAATTCTTCTGGGTAATATCCTCGCCCATAAAATACGGATAACCCCCGCCATTCTGCTCATTTTCCTGGGGCTTGTGCTGGCGCTCATCCCCGTTCACGCCATGCACGAGGTGCGCGAGGTCGGGCTGCCACCGCACGTGATTCTCGAAATCTTCCTGCCCGTGATGCTGTTCTGGGAGACCCGAAACACCTCCTGGCGTGAGGCGCGCGCTCGTCTGCGCGGCATTCTGCTCTCGGGCACGGTGCTCGTAATTTTCACGGCGTTCGTTATCGCCTGGGTGCTTCACACATTTATGGGCGTCTACCTGTGGCATGTGGCGCTGATTATCGGTGTGGCGCTCGCCCCCACCGATGCTGTGGCCGTGGCAACGCTCAACGGCAAACTCCCCAAATCTTCCATCACCACCCTTAAAGCGGAAGCACTCATTAACGACGGCACCACCCTAGTTCTTTTCGCACTCGCCCTGCAGCTTGCGGGTGGTCATGAACTTACCCTGGGGACTGCATCCGGAATGTTCTTCTTCTCGTTCCTGATTGGAACTCTCGTTGGCCTGGCCGTCGGATGGGGTGTAGATAAGCTGCGTGCGCACATCGGCAACCCCATGAACTTCAGCGTGTTCATGTTTACCGTGCCGTTTATTGCTTTCTTCCTGGCTGAAGAGATCGAGCCTTTTGAGGGCATGAAAGGTTCCGGAGTGGTGGCTGTGGTGGTCGCCGCTTTCTACCTGACCTATCGCGGACCGGATACCATCAAACCCCAAAACCGTTTCTACGGTCTGCCCATCTGGTCGTTTGTCTCCTATGTCATGAACGGTGCGCTCTTCGTGCTCGTGGGTGTTCAGCTGCCCAGCGCCACAGCGCCTGTGGATGATGTTCTTCGTGAATACAACTATGCGTGGGCTTTGACGTTCGCCGTGATTGTGGTGGCATGGCTTGTTTCCATTGCGGCGCGTTTTATTTTCCTGCACGTCTCGATCGGTATTATTCGTGCCCTTGACCGTTCAGAAAAGCAGAAGCAGCTGCGCACAACTTTCCGTGGCCGTGTAGTGAGTACCTTTGCGGGACTGCGCGGCGGTGTTTCCCTCGCGGTGGCTCTCTCCGTGCCGACTGATGTTCCCGCGCGTGACTTTATTATCTTTGTTGTTGCGGGCGTGGTTCTGCTGTCGATGGTGGTTCAGGGGATGCTCCTGCCGCTCGTTATTAGGTGGGCGAAAATTCCGGTTGATACCACCGAAGAAGATGAGATTAATGAAGCAATCCGCACGATCATTGCCGAGTCCTTCGACTCTGTGGCTGAGATCGGCCAGGAAATTGGTGCACCACAGTGGATTATCGACCGCATTGCCGACGAACAGATGTACAACGCGAGTATACACCGCAACCTGCACGCCGTTCGTAAAGACGGTGCGAATGCGCCGGAAGAAGCCCGCCGCATTATTGAAGCGGGCGACCTTGAGAAAGAGCTGCGCCTGCGGCATTTGGAGAAGCAACGCAGCGTGCTCAAGCGCCTGCGTAATGAGCGCATAATCGACACGAATGTGCTCCACGCGATTCAGGAAATCCTGGATATTGAGGAGGTTCGCGTGCTTGGTCCGGTTGAGCTCGAATAG
- the pdxT gene encoding pyridoxal 5'-phosphate synthase glutaminase subunit PdxT: MVEKVQPTGVLPGEGLTVGVLALQGGVSEHAEMLESLGAQVRWVRTGEQLEGLDALVLPGGESSTIDRLTRIFGVREPLIEAISSGMPTLGTCAGLIMLSERIDDPAPGQQSLGVLDVSVGRNAFGSQVDSAEVRLPWLTPAGDEVVIDTAFIRAPIVTGTGEGVQVTARHEGKIVGVRSGNLIGISFHPEVTGDTTVHEELLALAREVKGK; the protein is encoded by the coding sequence ATGGTTGAGAAGGTTCAGCCTACCGGTGTTTTGCCGGGTGAGGGTTTGACGGTTGGTGTTTTGGCGTTGCAGGGCGGCGTGAGTGAGCATGCGGAGATGCTGGAGTCGCTGGGTGCGCAGGTGCGTTGGGTGCGTACCGGTGAGCAGCTTGAGGGTCTGGATGCGCTGGTTTTGCCGGGCGGTGAGTCGTCAACGATTGACCGTTTGACCCGTATTTTTGGTGTGCGTGAGCCGCTGATTGAGGCGATTTCTTCGGGCATGCCGACTCTGGGTACGTGTGCTGGCCTGATTATGTTGTCGGAGCGTATTGATGATCCGGCACCGGGTCAGCAGTCGCTGGGTGTTTTGGATGTTTCGGTGGGTCGTAACGCGTTTGGTTCGCAGGTTGATTCTGCGGAGGTGCGCCTGCCGTGGCTGACCCCTGCCGGTGATGAGGTGGTTATTGATACGGCGTTTATTCGTGCGCCGATTGTAACTGGCACTGGTGAGGGTGTGCAGGTGACGGCTCGTCATGAGGGGAAGATTGTGGGTGTGCGTTCGGGCAACCTGATTGGTATTTCTTTCCACCCGGAGGTTACGGGCGATACGACGGTGCATGAGGAACTGCTGGCTCTGGCACGCGAGGTGAAGGGCAAGTAG
- the pdxS gene encoding pyridoxal 5'-phosphate synthase lyase subunit PdxS, with translation MTDNNTVTGSPLVKRGLADMLKGGVIMDVVTPEQAKIAEDAGAVAVMALERVPADIRAQGGVARMSDPDMIEGIIDAVSIPVMAKARIGHFVEAQILETLKVDYIDESEVLSPADYVNHIDKHQFKVPFVCGATNLGEALRRITEGAAMIRSKGEAGTGDVSEATKHIRTIKRQIAELQGLYNTMPDELYVKAKELAAPYELVLEVAQTGKLPVVMFTAGGVATPADAAMMMQLGADGVFVGSGIFKSGDPVARAKAIVKATAFYNDPEKVAEASRGLGEAMVGINVADIPAPHRLAERGW, from the coding sequence ATGACTGATAACAACACCGTAACCGGCAGCCCGCTTGTTAAGCGCGGCCTGGCCGACATGCTCAAGGGCGGCGTCATCATGGACGTCGTCACCCCCGAACAGGCTAAGATCGCTGAAGATGCTGGCGCTGTTGCCGTCATGGCTCTCGAGCGCGTTCCCGCGGATATTCGTGCGCAGGGCGGCGTGGCTCGTATGTCTGACCCGGACATGATTGAGGGCATCATTGATGCTGTTTCGATTCCGGTCATGGCGAAGGCACGCATCGGCCACTTCGTTGAGGCTCAGATCCTGGAGACCCTGAAGGTCGACTACATTGACGAGTCCGAGGTTCTCTCCCCCGCTGACTACGTGAACCACATTGACAAGCACCAGTTCAAGGTGCCTTTCGTGTGTGGTGCTACCAACCTGGGTGAGGCTCTGCGCCGCATCACCGAGGGTGCCGCTATGATCCGTTCGAAGGGCGAGGCTGGCACCGGTGACGTCTCTGAGGCGACCAAGCACATCCGCACCATTAAGCGTCAGATTGCTGAGCTGCAGGGCCTGTACAACACCATGCCCGACGAGCTGTACGTGAAGGCTAAGGAACTGGCTGCACCGTACGAGCTGGTTCTTGAGGTTGCTCAGACCGGTAAGCTGCCCGTCGTGATGTTCACTGCTGGTGGCGTGGCTACCCCCGCTGACGCCGCGATGATGATGCAGCTGGGCGCTGACGGCGTGTTCGTTGGTTCCGGTATCTTCAAGTCGGGCGACCCGGTTGCTCGTGCGAAGGCTATTGTGAAGGCTACTGCTTTCTACAATGACCCGGAGAAGGTTGCTGAGGCTTCTCGCGGCCTGGGTGAGGCTATGGTCGGCATTAACGTTGCTGACATTCCGGCACCGCACCGCCTGGCGGAGCGCGGCTGGTAA
- a CDS encoding S8 family serine peptidase — MATFPEATPARAARHTQPGRLKQLARSCGALTLGLTLGLTALPFGTAAYAAPGVVRGADRDAPRHDTGTGENNNEVLSPSLDGATGERAVFVRFKGQGAYAQTQPDAVRSRAQAPVNAQAQVQAIRASVQQQGASAAKESGAQVLYTTHNTMRGVALYGNVEQIRALANRDDVERISIIEDMAPQNSGTLIDTDTLSVWAKSPANPASTGYTGKGVKIVVLDTGIDYTHADLGGPGTKEAFEKAKASDTIPEGTYDPKKFLGGYDLVGDDYNSGKKETSTPHPDNNPLDCGGHGSHVAGTAAGYGVNADGSTFHGDYSKLTEEQLKDMKIGPGSAPDAQLIGLRIFGCKGTTAFVPKGLDRVLDPNDDGDFSDRADIANLSLGNEFGVFDETVNYAVGSLYREGILSVVAAGNANNYNAVGDTYSNSGGPGTSAYGLTVANSIGSTQLVDRVKILAPANEADTYGDYSVNFDYSKATEEQLRGTVVRAASRNRYACEAFTEEEAAALKGKWALIDWADADGASPCGSKVRFDNLQAAGATGVVLTSNTEVGDTAIGGNSGIPGVRLAKSQVERLSAQIDSGELTLQLGENLRDSIRVPNGKLDQANTSTARGLHGSHGITKPDVAAPGTNISSIEVGSGTGSSVKTGTSMSTPFVAGVAALIMQAHPEYGPRMLKTVIMNTADHHMQDAWGNPYAVDRVGTGRINTRAAVADRVMLFNAARPEQVSDTFGVLEYTPNAGVQTLQHRVSVENTDSVAHTYTLNYEGSTSIPGVEFSYPQSVSVGAGQKATFTVTVRIDPSKLEKTRDPSMYPNQDSVNYSTGAVTISGARQYIASASGRLILTDTDSSAAVKTLRMPLHVAPKPVSAMRVAGSDIAFDAEGSGATEQTLTLQGTAVDQGGYRSLLGAFELGASSPRIPTAKLGVGSDSRMDLQYVGAASNVAALKAAGADTSEASLSFGISTWGNWQEVTPRGTYYVFVDTDKDGTSDYRLQTVREKGLDYPLVKVSKRSNGKWQAIENALYPLNGTWGDTDTNIMDSNTLVMTVPLSVLGLDPDAESTEISYSVTTSSAFSATTVVDTTDSVVFNYAAPKLWFSGDSAGVPNLFVDAPETQLVAHRNGDAKNVSALFLHMHNATGDLSGTNGAAGERAQVLRVSSNSEATAASAHFTDVPADYPFVNDINWLAQRRITTGYPDGTFRPNGSVERGAMAAFFYRMAGSPQFTAPSTPSFKDVPRDHPFYKEIEWMRARGITTGWSDGTFRPNAAVNRDAMAAFFYRFAGSPAYSAPVASPFSDVSAGSQFYREISWLAEQRITTGWADGSFRPVQPIERGAMAAFLHRYNVRVLNNR; from the coding sequence GTGGCAACCTTCCCTGAAGCTACCCCCGCGCGAGCAGCCCGGCACACACAGCCGGGTCGCCTCAAGCAGCTGGCACGTAGCTGCGGCGCACTCACCCTGGGGCTCACCCTCGGGCTGACCGCTCTGCCGTTCGGTACCGCCGCCTACGCGGCACCGGGCGTAGTACGCGGCGCAGACCGGGACGCACCCCGCCATGACACCGGCACCGGCGAGAACAACAACGAAGTCCTCTCCCCCAGCCTGGACGGCGCCACCGGCGAACGCGCCGTGTTCGTCCGCTTTAAGGGTCAGGGCGCGTACGCCCAGACCCAGCCGGACGCGGTCCGCTCCCGCGCACAGGCACCCGTCAACGCGCAAGCACAGGTGCAGGCAATCCGCGCCAGCGTGCAGCAGCAGGGCGCCTCCGCGGCGAAGGAATCCGGCGCGCAGGTCCTGTACACCACCCACAACACGATGCGCGGCGTGGCGCTCTACGGTAACGTCGAGCAGATTCGTGCGCTCGCAAACCGCGACGATGTGGAACGCATCAGCATCATTGAGGACATGGCACCGCAGAACAGCGGCACCCTCATCGATACCGACACGCTCTCCGTGTGGGCGAAGAGCCCGGCGAACCCCGCCTCCACCGGCTACACCGGCAAGGGCGTGAAGATTGTCGTGCTCGACACCGGTATCGACTACACCCACGCCGATTTGGGCGGCCCCGGCACCAAGGAAGCCTTCGAAAAGGCGAAGGCATCCGACACGATTCCCGAGGGCACCTACGATCCGAAGAAGTTCCTTGGCGGCTACGACCTGGTCGGTGACGACTACAACTCCGGTAAGAAGGAAACCTCCACGCCCCACCCGGATAACAACCCGCTCGACTGCGGCGGCCACGGTAGCCACGTGGCGGGTACAGCGGCAGGTTACGGCGTGAACGCGGACGGCAGCACCTTCCACGGCGACTACTCCAAGCTCACCGAAGAGCAGCTCAAGGACATGAAGATCGGCCCCGGCTCCGCGCCGGACGCCCAGCTGATTGGCCTGCGCATCTTCGGTTGTAAGGGCACCACCGCGTTCGTCCCCAAGGGCCTGGACCGCGTGCTCGACCCCAACGATGACGGCGACTTCTCCGACCGCGCCGACATCGCGAACCTGTCGCTCGGCAACGAGTTCGGCGTGTTCGATGAGACCGTGAACTACGCGGTCGGCTCCCTCTACCGTGAGGGCATCCTCTCCGTGGTTGCGGCGGGTAACGCCAACAACTACAACGCCGTGGGCGACACCTACTCCAACTCGGGCGGCCCCGGCACCAGCGCCTACGGCCTGACCGTGGCGAACTCCATCGGCTCGACCCAGCTGGTGGACCGCGTGAAGATTCTCGCCCCCGCGAACGAGGCGGACACCTACGGCGACTACTCGGTGAACTTCGACTACTCGAAGGCGACCGAGGAGCAGCTACGCGGCACCGTGGTGCGTGCCGCCTCCCGCAACCGCTACGCCTGCGAGGCATTCACCGAAGAGGAAGCTGCAGCACTGAAGGGCAAGTGGGCTCTCATCGACTGGGCGGACGCTGACGGGGCATCCCCCTGCGGTTCGAAGGTGCGCTTCGACAACCTGCAGGCGGCGGGTGCGACCGGCGTGGTGCTCACCTCGAACACTGAGGTCGGTGACACCGCTATCGGCGGTAACTCCGGTATTCCGGGCGTGCGCCTGGCAAAGAGCCAGGTGGAGCGCCTTTCCGCGCAGATTGATTCGGGTGAGCTGACCCTGCAGCTCGGCGAGAACCTGCGCGACTCGATTCGCGTGCCCAACGGCAAGCTGGATCAGGCGAACACCTCCACCGCGCGTGGTCTGCACGGTTCGCACGGCATCACCAAGCCAGATGTTGCGGCACCGGGCACGAACATTTCCTCCATCGAGGTTGGTAGCGGTACCGGTTCGAGCGTGAAGACCGGTACGTCCATGTCCACGCCCTTTGTTGCCGGTGTTGCGGCGCTGATCATGCAGGCGCACCCGGAGTACGGTCCGCGCATGCTTAAGACCGTCATCATGAACACTGCCGACCACCACATGCAGGACGCCTGGGGCAACCCCTACGCGGTGGACCGTGTGGGTACCGGCCGCATCAACACGCGTGCAGCGGTGGCTGACCGCGTCATGCTGTTCAACGCGGCACGCCCCGAACAGGTTTCGGACACGTTCGGCGTGCTCGAGTACACCCCGAACGCCGGTGTGCAGACCCTGCAGCACCGCGTGAGCGTTGAGAACACCGACTCGGTGGCACACACCTACACCCTGAACTATGAGGGCAGCACGAGCATCCCGGGTGTGGAGTTCTCCTACCCGCAGTCCGTGTCTGTGGGTGCCGGTCAGAAGGCAACGTTCACCGTGACGGTGCGCATTGACCCGTCGAAGCTGGAGAAGACCCGCGACCCGTCCATGTACCCGAACCAGGATTCGGTGAACTACTCGACCGGTGCGGTGACCATTTCGGGTGCCCGCCAGTACATTGCGAGCGCTTCGGGCCGCCTGATCCTGACCGATACTGATTCCTCGGCTGCGGTGAAGACCCTGCGCATGCCGCTGCATGTGGCACCGAAGCCTGTCTCCGCGATGCGTGTGGCTGGCTCCGATATCGCCTTCGATGCGGAGGGTTCCGGCGCGACCGAGCAGACCCTGACCCTGCAGGGTACCGCGGTGGATCAGGGCGGTTACCGCTCCCTGCTGGGTGCTTTTGAGCTGGGCGCTTCGAGCCCGCGCATCCCGACCGCGAAGCTGGGTGTGGGTTCGGATTCCCGCATGGACCTGCAGTACGTGGGTGCCGCCTCGAACGTGGCGGCGTTGAAGGCTGCCGGTGCGGACACCTCCGAGGCGAGCCTGTCCTTCGGTATTTCCACCTGGGGTAACTGGCAGGAGGTGACCCCGCGCGGCACCTACTACGTGTTCGTTGACACCGACAAGGACGGCACGAGCGACTACCGCCTGCAGACGGTGCGTGAGAAGGGCCTGGATTACCCGCTGGTGAAGGTTTCTAAGCGCAGCAACGGCAAGTGGCAGGCCATTGAGAACGCCCTGTATCCGCTGAACGGCACCTGGGGTGATACGGACACCAACATCATGGATTCGAACACTCTGGTGATGACTGTTCCGCTGAGCGTTCTGGGTCTGGACCCGGACGCCGAGTCCACTGAGATTTCGTACTCGGTGACCACTTCGAGCGCGTTCTCCGCTACGACTGTGGTTGATACGACTGATTCGGTGGTGTTCAACTATGCGGCACCGAAGCTGTGGTTCAGTGGCGATTCGGCGGGCGTGCCGAACCTGTTCGTGGACGCACCGGAGACTCAGCTGGTGGCGCACCGTAACGGCGACGCGAAGAACGTTTCTGCGCTGTTCCTGCACATGCACAATGCGACCGGTGACCTGTCCGGTACGAACGGTGCTGCGGGTGAGCGTGCGCAGGTTCTGCGTGTCTCGTCGAATTCTGAGGCTACCGCCGCGAGCGCGCACTTTACGGATGTTCCGGCGGATTACCCGTTCGTGAATGACATTAACTGGCTGGCTCAGCGTCGTATTACGACCGGCTACCCTGACGGCACGTTCCGCCCGAACGGTTCGGTGGAGCGCGGCGCGATGGCGGCGTTCTTCTACCGTATGGCGGGTTCGCCGCAGTTCACCGCGCCGAGCACCCCGAGCTTTAAGGATGTGCCGCGTGATCACCCGTTCTACAAGGAGATTGAGTGGATGCGTGCCCGCGGTATTACGACTGGCTGGTCGGATGGTACGTTCCGCCCGAATGCTGCGGTGAACCGTGACGCTATGGCGGCGTTCTTCTACCGTTTTGCGGGTTCGCCGGCGTATTCTGCTCCGGTGGCTTCGCCGTTTAGTGACGTGTCGGCCGGTAGCCAGTTCTACCGTGAGATTTCGTGGTTGGCTGAGCAGCGTATTACGACGGGTTGGGCTGATGGTTCGTTCCGTCCGGTTCAGCCGATTGAGCGTGGCGCGATGGCGGCGTTCTTGCACCGCTATAACGTGCGTGTGCTGAATAACCGCTAA
- a CDS encoding MATE family efflux transporter, giving the protein MTPQQTENTAPENGASENTAPNNGAPAAGHGPHGPQGPHGPHGASEDPQNIYLLKDAPILKALLSLGVPMALGLAITSIYNVVNSYFVGHYGSVEELAATGYGVPVFGVIMAIAGLFGLGASTLASRKLGEGQPAHEIHRVTSFALYSALGVGVIAAIIGFILADPITGIMGASGGSYEPTRIYVHLMFLGAPLAIGMFTLEQLVRSEGYAKQSMYGIIVGTVVTCIFDVLFIAIMGMGIAGSGWAMLLANGASMLYYLLFLMRQSENFSANIRDFSLDPAIIKPVVAVGAAELIQSLNLIFAALLLNNLAASYGDDTVAAFGLAMRLNMVPEMLCMGLCMGGIPLYAYAYGARNGARVKQALRTATILSVITSAAITIPVLIFRRELLAVVGDERLVSTGEEVMVALMLAAVFNAVSIVFVSWFQAAGKGGPAMLMTLGIALLFFPAVYFGNMWFGFKGLTWAFPFTQVLACALGLVLFLATGGAKVPPAEAEVEAEGSEDSDVQAAQVSGAQPEQKA; this is encoded by the coding sequence ATGACACCTCAGCAGACTGAAAACACCGCACCCGAAAACGGTGCCTCTGAAAACACCGCACCCAACAACGGTGCACCCGCCGCAGGACACGGCCCGCACGGCCCTCAGGGTCCCCACGGTCCGCATGGCGCAAGCGAAGACCCGCAGAACATCTACCTGCTCAAAGACGCCCCCATCCTCAAGGCGCTCCTCTCCCTCGGCGTGCCCATGGCACTGGGCCTCGCCATCACCAGCATCTACAACGTGGTGAACTCCTACTTCGTCGGCCACTACGGCAGCGTTGAAGAGCTCGCCGCCACCGGCTACGGCGTGCCCGTCTTCGGCGTCATCATGGCAATTGCGGGCCTGTTCGGTCTGGGCGCCTCCACCCTCGCCTCCCGCAAGCTCGGTGAGGGCCAGCCCGCCCACGAAATCCACCGCGTCACCTCCTTCGCGCTCTACTCGGCACTCGGTGTAGGCGTTATCGCCGCCATTATCGGCTTCATCCTTGCCGACCCGATTACCGGCATCATGGGCGCCTCCGGCGGCTCCTACGAGCCGACCCGCATCTACGTGCACCTCATGTTCCTCGGAGCGCCCCTCGCCATTGGCATGTTCACCCTCGAGCAGCTGGTCCGATCCGAAGGCTACGCCAAGCAGTCCATGTACGGCATTATTGTCGGCACCGTCGTCACCTGCATCTTCGACGTGCTGTTCATCGCCATCATGGGCATGGGTATTGCCGGTTCCGGCTGGGCGATGCTACTGGCCAACGGTGCGTCCATGCTGTACTACCTGCTGTTCCTGATGCGTCAGAGCGAGAACTTCTCCGCGAACATCCGCGACTTCTCCCTCGACCCCGCCATCATTAAGCCCGTGGTTGCAGTCGGTGCCGCTGAGCTCATTCAGAGCCTGAACCTGATCTTCGCCGCCCTGCTGCTGAACAACCTCGCCGCCTCCTACGGTGACGACACCGTGGCGGCGTTCGGCCTGGCAATGCGCCTGAACATGGTGCCCGAAATGCTGTGTATGGGCCTGTGCATGGGCGGTATCCCGCTGTACGCCTACGCGTACGGTGCCCGCAACGGCGCCCGCGTGAAGCAGGCGCTACGCACCGCAACGATCCTGTCGGTTATTACCTCCGCGGCCATCACCATTCCGGTGCTGATTTTCCGCCGCGAACTGCTCGCCGTGGTTGGCGATGAGCGTCTGGTCTCCACCGGTGAAGAGGTCATGGTCGCGCTGATGCTCGCCGCCGTGTTCAACGCGGTCAGCATCGTGTTTGTGTCCTGGTTCCAGGCGGCCGGTAAGGGCGGCCCGGCAATGCTGATGACCCTCGGCATTGCGCTGCTGTTCTTCCCCGCCGTGTACTTCGGCAACATGTGGTTCGGCTTTAAGGGCCTGACCTGGGCGTTCCCCTTCACCCAGGTGCTCGCCTGCGCGTTGGGCCTGGTGCTGTTCCTCGCCACGGGTGGCGCGAAGGTACCGCCCGCTGAAGCTGAGGTTGAGGCTGAAGGTTCTGAGGATTCGGACGTTCAGGCTGCCCAGGTTTCTGGCGCACAGCCCGAACAGAAGGCATAG
- the nadE gene encoding ammonia-dependent NAD(+) synthetase yields MRELQAQIIREMGVKPNMTEEQAREEVERRIQFICDYLEATGSRGLVLGISGGIDSTLAGRLCQLAVDRLNERGRTTEFVAVRLPYRVQHDEEDAQEALRFIQPTRSLTFNIAEAVDGFDSAYTAATGEQISDFNKGNVKARARMIAQYAIAGDPGYLVVGTDHAAESITGFFTKFGDGGADLLPLYGLNKRQNQLLLRVLGASERLWAKPPTADLLDGVPGRTDEDELGLTYPQIDDYLEGKEIDEAAAEKLEQIYLRSRHKRTTPVTIFDSWWKN; encoded by the coding sequence ATGCGTGAATTACAGGCACAGATCATCCGTGAAATGGGCGTCAAGCCCAACATGACCGAAGAGCAGGCACGCGAAGAAGTGGAGCGCCGCATCCAGTTCATCTGCGACTACCTGGAAGCCACCGGAAGCCGCGGCCTGGTACTGGGCATCAGCGGCGGCATCGACTCCACCCTGGCGGGTCGCCTCTGCCAGCTGGCGGTGGACCGCCTCAACGAGCGTGGCCGCACCACCGAGTTCGTGGCGGTGCGCCTGCCCTACCGTGTGCAGCACGACGAAGAGGACGCGCAGGAGGCGCTACGTTTCATCCAGCCCACCCGCTCCCTGACCTTCAACATTGCCGAAGCCGTGGACGGTTTCGACAGCGCCTACACTGCCGCGACCGGCGAGCAGATCAGCGACTTCAACAAGGGTAATGTGAAGGCGCGCGCCCGCATGATTGCCCAGTACGCGATTGCTGGCGACCCCGGCTACCTGGTGGTCGGCACCGACCACGCGGCGGAGTCCATTACCGGCTTCTTCACGAAGTTCGGTGATGGCGGCGCGGACCTGCTGCCGCTGTACGGCCTGAATAAGCGCCAGAACCAGCTGTTGCTGCGTGTTTTGGGTGCGTCTGAGCGTCTGTGGGCTAAGCCGCCGACTGCTGACCTGCTGGACGGCGTGCCCGGCCGTACCGATGAGGATGAGCTGGGTCTGACGTACCCGCAGATTGACGACTACCTGGAGGGTAAGGAAATCGACGAGGCTGCGGCGGAGAAGCTGGAGCAGATTTACCTGCGTAGCCGCCACAAGCGCACTACCCCGGTGACGATTTTTGATTCGTGGTGGAAGAACTAG
- a CDS encoding M18 family aminopeptidase produces MTVDAVKNIEDLAAFVVESPVSYLAARTVARRLQAAGFTELVETEAWDPQIATGRHFVVRDGAIIAWAGGAKAQKASGYRVLGAHTDSPSLKVKPSSSITTKGWHQIAVENYGGALLNSFLDRELCVAGRLTVLEGGELKDRLVRTGPIARIPQLAPHLDHKRNELVLDKQFNMYPVWGVDPAENDVLGYMAKHVIDGEPVDPQSIVGYDLLFADSQPPRRFGADQELFASGRLDNLSSVHAGLTALERYVADNADEHATETVMLAAFDHEELGSESRSGAAGPFLEDILVRLSAARGESTEEYRRSVAASFCLSADAGHLVHPNYQGHHDPTVQPLPGGGPLLKINANQRYATDSVGAGVFAAACAKAGVPYQEFVSNNNMPCGSTIGPITATRLGMRTVDVGIGLLSMHSMREMCHVDDMAYMTRAVEGFFRL; encoded by the coding sequence ATGACTGTTGATGCTGTAAAAAATATTGAAGACCTCGCCGCATTCGTGGTGGAGTCGCCGGTCTCTTACCTCGCCGCGCGCACGGTAGCGCGCCGCCTGCAAGCAGCAGGCTTCACCGAGCTTGTAGAGACCGAAGCATGGGACCCGCAGATCGCAACCGGCCGCCACTTCGTCGTCCGCGACGGTGCGATTATCGCCTGGGCTGGCGGCGCGAAGGCGCAGAAGGCAAGCGGCTACCGCGTGCTGGGTGCGCACACCGACTCGCCCTCCCTGAAGGTCAAGCCCTCCTCCTCCATCACCACGAAGGGCTGGCACCAGATTGCCGTGGAGAACTACGGTGGTGCACTGCTGAACTCCTTCCTGGACCGCGAGCTGTGCGTGGCGGGCCGCCTCACCGTCCTTGAGGGCGGGGAGTTGAAGGACCGCCTGGTGCGCACCGGCCCGATTGCGCGCATCCCGCAGCTGGCGCCGCACCTGGACCACAAGCGTAACGAACTGGTGCTGGACAAGCAGTTCAACATGTACCCCGTGTGGGGCGTGGATCCGGCGGAGAATGATGTGCTCGGCTACATGGCGAAGCACGTGATTGACGGCGAGCCGGTCGACCCGCAGAGCATTGTGGGTTACGACCTGCTGTTCGCTGATTCGCAGCCGCCGCGCCGTTTTGGTGCCGATCAGGAGCTGTTCGCTTCCGGTCGCCTGGATAATCTATCCTCGGTGCACGCTGGTTTGACCGCCCTGGAGCGTTACGTTGCCGATAACGCGGATGAGCACGCTACCGAGACTGTGATGCTTGCGGCGTTTGACCATGAGGAGCTTGGTTCGGAGTCGCGTAGTGGTGCGGCGGGCCCGTTCCTGGAGGATATTTTGGTGCGCCTGTCCGCTGCGCGCGGTGAGAGCACAGAGGAGTACCGCCGTTCGGTGGCGGCGTCGTTCTGCCTGTCGGCTGACGCCGGTCACCTGGTGCACCCGAACTATCAGGGTCACCACGACCCGACCGTGCAGCCGCTGCCCGGTGGTGGTCCGTTGCTGAAGATTAACGCGAACCAGCGTTACGCGACGGATTCGGTGGGTGCTGGCGTGTTTGCGGCGGCGTGTGCGAAGGCTGGTGTGCCGTATCAGGAGTTCGTGTCGAATAACAATATGCCGTGTGGTTCGACGATTGGCCCGATTACGGCGACCCGTCTGGGTATGCGCACCGTGGATGTGGGCATTGGTCTGCTGTCGATGCATTCGATGCGCGAGATGTGCCATGTGGACGATATGGCGTACATGACGCGCGCGGTGGAAGGCTTCTTCCGCCTCTAA